In Halovulum dunhuangense, one genomic interval encodes:
- the lsrK gene encoding autoinducer-2 kinase, with product MTHYYLAIDAGTGSGRAVVFDDTGAQVSVGQQEWSHRAENGVPGSMAFDCVQNWDILCGCIKAAVAQAGIRASEIAAVSSTSMREAIVLYDAESHEIWACANVDGRAGGEVAALKAREAGLERRFYEKSGQTFALGAWPRLEWVRRNRPELWERVARISMINDWIAFRLSGEITAEPSNAGTTGLMDLAARDWSDALIEAAGLPRGLFPPVVASGESIGRLTAKAAAETGLTEGTLVVAGGGDVQMGSVGLGVTEPGNAAIFGGSFWQQVVNLPAGRTDPEMMVRVNPHAVAPLAQAECISFFVGLTMRWFRDTFCEAQIAEAARRGVDPYQVLEEQAAQVPAGANGIIPVFSDAMNFAAWYHAAPSFLNMSIEPSHTTPASLFRALEENAAIVSAENLRRVIAFSDTDIGDLVTFAGGASKGALWAQILADVLQRDIAIPVVREATALGCAAVAAVGAGQFSDMQEAGKAFSRVETVVKPNRNNAALYADAAERWRKAYMPQRALVDTGVTTSMWKAPGL from the coding sequence ATGACCCATTACTATCTGGCAATCGACGCAGGCACCGGCAGTGGCCGCGCCGTGGTCTTCGACGACACCGGCGCGCAGGTCAGCGTCGGTCAGCAGGAATGGTCGCATCGCGCGGAAAATGGCGTGCCCGGCTCCATGGCGTTCGACTGCGTGCAGAACTGGGACATCCTCTGCGGCTGCATCAAGGCCGCCGTGGCACAGGCCGGAATCCGCGCCAGCGAGATCGCCGCGGTGAGCAGCACCAGCATGCGCGAGGCCATCGTGCTCTACGACGCCGAGAGTCACGAGATCTGGGCCTGTGCCAACGTCGATGGACGCGCGGGTGGCGAAGTCGCGGCACTCAAGGCGCGCGAGGCGGGACTTGAGCGGCGGTTCTACGAGAAAAGCGGCCAGACATTCGCCCTGGGAGCTTGGCCCCGCCTCGAATGGGTCCGGCGAAACCGTCCGGAATTGTGGGAACGTGTCGCGAGAATTTCGATGATCAACGACTGGATCGCCTTCCGGTTGTCCGGCGAGATCACTGCAGAGCCGTCGAACGCCGGAACGACCGGGCTGATGGACCTTGCCGCCCGCGACTGGTCCGACGCTCTGATCGAAGCTGCCGGTCTGCCGCGCGGCCTGTTCCCGCCAGTCGTCGCGAGCGGCGAGAGCATTGGCAGACTGACGGCCAAAGCCGCGGCGGAGACCGGATTGACCGAGGGCACCCTCGTCGTGGCAGGAGGCGGCGATGTCCAGATGGGAAGCGTCGGGCTTGGCGTCACCGAGCCCGGCAATGCCGCCATCTTCGGGGGATCGTTCTGGCAGCAGGTCGTGAACCTGCCTGCGGGACGCACCGACCCCGAGATGATGGTGCGGGTCAATCCTCATGCCGTGGCCCCGTTGGCCCAGGCCGAGTGTATCTCGTTCTTCGTTGGCCTGACGATGCGCTGGTTCCGCGACACGTTCTGCGAGGCCCAGATCGCCGAAGCCGCACGTCGTGGCGTCGACCCCTATCAGGTACTGGAGGAGCAGGCGGCGCAAGTTCCAGCCGGCGCGAACGGGATCATCCCGGTCTTTTCCGACGCGATGAACTTCGCCGCCTGGTACCACGCCGCCCCCTCCTTCCTGAACATGTCGATCGAGCCCAGCCACACCACTCCGGCCAGCCTGTTCCGCGCACTGGAGGAAAACGCGGCCATCGTCTCTGCGGAAAACCTGCGCCGGGTCATAGCCTTTTCAGACACCGACATCGGCGATTTGGTCACTTTCGCCGGTGGCGCCTCCAAGGGGGCTCTGTGGGCGCAGATCCTGGCCGACGTCCTGCAACGCGATATCGCAATCCCCGTCGTGCGCGAAGCCACGGCACTGGGATGCGCCGCCGTGGCCGCCGTCGGAGCCGGCCAATTCTCCGACATGCAAGAGGCCGGAAAGGCATTCTCGCGGGTCGAGACGGTCGTGAAGCCGAACCGCAACAACGCGGCGCTCTATGCGGACGCGGCCGAGCGGTGGCGAAAAGCCTACATGCCCCAACGCGCCCTCGTCGATACGGGTGTCACCACCTCGATGTGGAAAGCCCCAGGGCTGTAG
- a CDS encoding antibiotic biosynthesis monooxygenase: MFVQIVRINVKPDRVEDFLDAFRLNYEGTIREPGNVRFDVLQDPEDETRFTIYEVFTSAEAVDEHRKTEHYKETVARLDDIMTGNRTKEVFDLVMSDKLSA; encoded by the coding sequence ATGTTCGTCCAGATCGTTCGCATCAACGTAAAACCCGACCGCGTCGAGGACTTCCTCGACGCCTTCCGGCTCAACTATGAAGGGACCATCAGGGAGCCGGGCAACGTGCGGTTCGATGTCCTCCAGGATCCCGAGGACGAGACCCGCTTCACCATCTACGAGGTATTCACATCGGCAGAGGCCGTCGACGAGCATCGCAAGACCGAGCATTACAAGGAGACCGTGGCACGGCTCGACGACATAATGACCGGAAACCGGACGAAGGAAGTTTTTGATCTGGTGATGTCGGACAAACTATCGGCCTGA
- a CDS encoding sugar-binding domain-containing protein, with translation MIGKDDQEGAAGQLSPDDEEQLALVAWYYYQDGLTQGEIGDMLGISRIKVSRLLDRGRQTGIIQVTINSPYAGCFRQQRTLIERFGLRDARVVPALGQGDAGTRVALAAAQLLMQKLEPGELLSIGWGETVSKTLQQMTPLLTQGQIELVSLTGGVATYLNGSGFGKLSNIHLIPTPLRVSSSEFANALRDEPFVRDIIDMALTSRVALVGVGSLSHEATLVRSDYCSRSELSLFRRQGAVGDILGFFYDAEGKVLPLDLHDHVVSVSLDRLASIDTVIGAAAGVKKADAILGAMRGGYINTLVTDQPTAEAILERSDT, from the coding sequence GTGATTGGAAAAGATGATCAAGAAGGTGCCGCAGGCCAGCTTTCTCCGGATGATGAGGAGCAACTGGCGCTGGTGGCCTGGTACTACTACCAGGACGGCCTGACCCAAGGCGAGATCGGCGACATGCTCGGCATCTCGCGGATCAAGGTCTCGCGACTGCTGGACCGCGGGCGCCAGACCGGGATCATCCAGGTCACGATCAACTCTCCATATGCCGGCTGCTTTCGCCAGCAGCGCACGCTGATCGAGCGCTTCGGCCTGCGCGACGCGCGGGTGGTGCCCGCGCTTGGCCAGGGCGACGCCGGCACCCGCGTGGCCTTGGCGGCCGCGCAACTCCTCATGCAGAAACTGGAACCCGGCGAACTCCTCTCTATCGGCTGGGGTGAAACTGTCAGCAAGACGCTCCAGCAGATGACACCGCTTCTGACGCAGGGCCAGATCGAGTTGGTAAGCCTGACCGGCGGGGTCGCGACCTACCTCAACGGCAGCGGGTTCGGCAAACTGTCCAACATCCACCTGATTCCGACGCCGCTGCGCGTCTCGTCCAGCGAATTCGCCAACGCGCTGCGCGACGAACCCTTCGTGCGAGACATCATCGACATGGCCCTTACATCGCGGGTGGCCCTTGTCGGGGTCGGCTCACTGTCTCATGAGGCGACACTGGTTCGCAGCGACTATTGCAGCCGTTCCGAACTCAGCCTGTTCCGGCGCCAGGGAGCGGTCGGTGACATCCTCGGCTTCTTTTACGACGCCGAAGGCAAGGTGCTTCCGCTCGACCTGCACGACCATGTGGTCTCGGTCTCGCTCGACCGCCTTGCATCGATCGACACGGTCATCGGCGCCGCGGCAGGCGTGAAGAAGGCCGACGCGATCCTTGGCGCAATGCGGGGCGGTTACATCAATACGCTGGTTACGGATCAGCCCACCGCCGAAGCGATACTGGAACGGAGCGACACATGA
- a CDS encoding CaiB/BaiF CoA transferase family protein, with protein sequence MGAPLEGVRVLELARILAGPWIGQTLADLGAEVIKIEAPEGDDTRRWGPPWIEHDGDRSAAYFHACNRGKTSVVADFRTEEGQALVRDLARDADVLIENFKLGGLAKYGLDYESLSALNPALVYCSITGFGQTGPYAHRAGYDFLIQGMSGLMSVTGEPDGPPEKVGVAVTDIFTGLYGVIGIQAALHQRARTGLGQHIDMSLLDCATAIMANQAMNYLATGTAPTRQGNAHPNIVPYQVFEAADGHLIIAVGNDRQFHALCGVLGLEGVADDPRFAGNPDRVANRATLVPMIEAVTRTRPRDALLSALEGAGVPGGPINTLDQVFADPQIQARGMQIAPEGVPSVRAPWVFSDAALPSDKASPALGRGVPRWRG encoded by the coding sequence ATGGGCGCGCCGCTCGAGGGTGTTCGCGTCCTGGAACTGGCGCGCATCCTGGCCGGTCCGTGGATCGGCCAGACCCTGGCCGACCTGGGCGCCGAGGTCATCAAGATCGAGGCGCCCGAGGGCGACGATACCCGCCGCTGGGGTCCGCCCTGGATCGAGCATGACGGCGACCGCTCGGCCGCCTATTTCCACGCCTGCAACCGCGGCAAGACGTCGGTCGTGGCCGATTTCCGCACCGAGGAGGGGCAGGCGCTGGTGCGCGACCTGGCCCGCGACGCCGATGTGCTGATCGAGAATTTCAAGCTGGGCGGCCTTGCGAAATACGGGCTCGACTACGAAAGCCTGAGCGCCCTGAACCCGGCTCTCGTCTATTGCTCGATCACCGGCTTCGGCCAGACCGGGCCCTATGCGCATCGCGCAGGCTATGACTTCCTGATCCAGGGCATGTCGGGCCTGATGTCCGTCACCGGCGAACCGGACGGCCCGCCGGAAAAGGTGGGCGTGGCCGTGACCGACATCTTCACCGGCCTTTACGGCGTGATCGGCATCCAGGCGGCGCTGCACCAGCGCGCGCGCACGGGCCTTGGCCAGCATATCGACATGTCGCTTCTGGACTGCGCCACCGCGATCATGGCCAACCAGGCCATGAACTACCTGGCAACCGGGACGGCGCCCACGCGGCAGGGCAACGCCCATCCCAACATCGTCCCCTACCAGGTGTTCGAGGCCGCGGACGGCCATCTCATCATCGCGGTGGGCAACGACCGCCAGTTCCATGCCCTGTGCGGGGTGCTGGGGCTGGAAGGCGTGGCCGACGATCCGCGGTTCGCGGGCAATCCGGACCGGGTCGCCAACCGCGCGACGCTGGTCCCGATGATCGAGGCGGTCACGCGCACCCGGCCGCGCGATGCGCTGCTCTCGGCGCTGGAGGGGGCAGGGGTTCCCGGCGGGCCGATCAATACGCTCGACCAGGTCTTTGCGGATCCGCAGATCCAGGCGCGCGGCATGCAGATCGCACCCGAGGGCGTACCTTCCGTCCGGGCGCCCTGGGTGTTTTCGGACGCAGCACTTCCCTCGGACAAGGCGTCGCCCGCGCTGGGCCGCGGGGTGCCGCGCTGGCGGGGCTGA
- a CDS encoding transposase, with the protein MTREGSDIVRSGQAKAEWNGHYNARIYHPLITPIAATGDMLDARLRAGNVGTAEGALDVILDVVDRARKSVCDVAMVRIDAGFPSAALLAGLEARGIDHVSALRANPV; encoded by the coding sequence ATGACCCGGGAAGGCTCGGACATCGTGCGGTCGGGCCAGGCGAAGGCAGAGTGGAATGGCCATTACAATGCCCGCATCTACCACCCGCTGATCACCCCCATCGCTGCGACGGGCGACATGCTGGATGCTCGGCTGAGGGCGGGCAATGTCGGCACCGCCGAGGGCGCGCTTGATGTGATCCTCGACGTCGTCGACAGGGCGCGGAAGAGTGTCTGCGATGTGGCCATGGTGCGCATCGACGCAGGGTTCCCCTCGGCCGCACTGCTGGCGGGTCTCGAGGCCCGGGGTATCGATCACGTCTCGGCGCTGCGCGCCAACCCGGTGTAG
- a CDS encoding class II aldolase/adducin family protein — MGCALLAGTGAGLFDRLDDAVADMASETERVVEPNRNASRAYVKISRRWTQIVESGGGLAEETLRPALTVGWVARRSTKGKGMKSFWNVSDAESWEAAAGPELADRELALRVYTSRLLGKEPDLVLHGGGNTSVKVVRDDRAVMHVKGSGWDLATIEAPGLPAVWLDPLIEARQAETMRDEDMVALLRAALLDESSPTPSVEALLHAYLPAKVVDHTHSAACLAIADQADGAERCREIFGNELCVVPYVMPGFQLSREADRIFRTYGEGTRGLFLVQHGLFSFGDDAKTSYERIIRFTTMCEAYLEARGAALAPQEEATAADDPTGHPAVAALHRVLSGTDRFSGGLHLDLRCSRAITTYLELPDLDDVACRGTATPDHVIRIKPRPVIGEAGFGTGDWQKAVEDFAAWYVAYFERHASRAHEPKTMLDPLPRVALIRGLGLVGIGTSGKEARIAADLAEQTARIVPSAEAIGRFEPLCEAELFEMEYWSLEQAKLTRG; from the coding sequence GTGGGCTGCGCCCTGTTGGCCGGCACTGGCGCGGGGCTCTTCGATCGGCTCGACGACGCGGTGGCGGACATGGCGAGCGAGACCGAACGGGTGGTCGAACCAAACCGGAATGCCAGCCGGGCCTACGTCAAGATTTCGAGGCGCTGGACCCAGATTGTGGAAAGTGGAGGCGGTTTGGCAGAGGAGACCCTGCGCCCCGCTCTTACGGTCGGCTGGGTCGCGAGACGAAGCACGAAAGGCAAGGGAATGAAATCATTTTGGAATGTCAGCGACGCAGAATCCTGGGAAGCGGCCGCAGGCCCCGAACTTGCGGACCGTGAGCTTGCGCTACGGGTCTATACCTCGCGGCTTCTGGGAAAGGAGCCGGACCTCGTCCTGCATGGCGGTGGCAACACCTCGGTCAAGGTCGTCCGCGACGACCGCGCCGTGATGCATGTGAAGGGTTCCGGCTGGGATCTGGCAACCATCGAGGCGCCGGGCCTCCCGGCAGTCTGGCTTGACCCTCTGATAGAGGCCCGTCAGGCGGAGACGATGCGCGACGAGGACATGGTGGCGCTGCTGCGGGCGGCACTTCTGGATGAGAGTAGCCCCACGCCATCCGTAGAGGCCTTGCTGCATGCCTACTTGCCCGCCAAGGTGGTTGACCATACCCACTCTGCCGCGTGCCTCGCGATCGCCGATCAAGCGGACGGCGCAGAGCGTTGCCGAGAGATCTTTGGCAACGAGCTATGCGTCGTGCCCTATGTAATGCCCGGCTTCCAGTTGTCGCGGGAAGCGGACCGCATCTTCCGCACGTACGGCGAGGGTACCAGGGGCCTCTTCCTGGTGCAGCATGGCCTGTTCTCGTTCGGGGACGACGCGAAGACGTCCTACGAGCGCATAATCCGCTTCACGACCATGTGTGAGGCTTATCTTGAGGCCCGGGGAGCAGCCCTCGCTCCGCAGGAGGAGGCCACTGCCGCGGACGATCCTACCGGGCATCCGGCGGTAGCTGCGCTGCATCGGGTTCTTTCCGGCACGGATCGCTTCTCCGGCGGCCTGCACCTTGACCTGCGGTGCAGCCGGGCGATCACCACCTATCTCGAGCTGCCGGATCTCGATGACGTTGCCTGCCGCGGTACTGCGACGCCCGATCACGTCATCCGCATCAAGCCGCGGCCGGTAATCGGCGAGGCGGGGTTCGGCACCGGTGACTGGCAAAAGGCGGTGGAAGATTTTGCCGCATGGTATGTCGCCTATTTCGAACGCCACGCATCGCGGGCGCATGAGCCCAAAACGATGCTTGATCCCTTGCCTCGTGTCGCCTTGATCCGGGGGCTCGGCCTGGTCGGTATCGGCACCTCGGGGAAGGAGGCGCGGATCGCCGCCGATCTTGCAGAGCAGACTGCCCGGATTGTGCCGTCCGCCGAAGCCATCGGCCGCTTCGAACCTCTGTGCGAGGCCGAGCTGTTCGAGATGGAATACTGGTCGCTGGAACAGGCCAAACTGACGCGGGGATAG
- a CDS encoding RbsD/FucU domain-containing protein produces the protein MRRKGILNVKLSRAISEMGHDDIMLVTDAGFQMAHDERVIDLALVPGVPDLFTVLKAIRGEMWVEEFAMIADAKENNPYAWNGVSAIFPDAKAGTKPNEWFHGACYQNAKYIVRTGAWMPWGNVALVSGIPVQEWFANTGAPVPASWEERHRLNVEHGLDGVE, from the coding sequence ATGCGCCGCAAAGGCATTCTCAACGTCAAGCTCAGCCGGGCGATCTCGGAAATGGGCCATGACGACATCATGCTCGTGACTGACGCCGGCTTCCAGATGGCCCATGACGAGCGGGTCATCGACCTCGCGCTCGTGCCGGGTGTGCCGGACCTGTTCACCGTGCTCAAGGCGATCCGGGGCGAGATGTGGGTGGAGGAGTTCGCAATGATTGCGGACGCGAAGGAGAACAATCCCTACGCCTGGAACGGCGTAAGCGCGATCTTTCCCGATGCGAAGGCGGGCACGAAGCCGAACGAGTGGTTCCACGGCGCGTGCTATCAGAATGCCAAGTATATCGTCCGCACGGGCGCGTGGATGCCCTGGGGCAATGTCGCGCTGGTGTCCGGTATCCCGGTACAGGAGTGGTTTGCGAACACCGGCGCGCCGGTGCCGGCAAGCTGGGAAGAACGCCATCGGCTGAACGTCGAGCACGGCCTGGATGGGGTGGAGTGA
- a CDS encoding HipA domain-containing protein: protein MQHSFLPGAIDNIVVQVQSLGHVKTFVEAFRFHFDTCKSSSHFVKAGIGGTATSSYEDLAMAMRQHCANPAKEIAELYRRMVFGILVRNTDDHLRNHGILRAGGGWRLSPAFDINPEHRPGGRMQTAISEIHGNQPSVEAARRL from the coding sequence TTGCAACACAGCTTCCTGCCGGGCGCAATCGACAATATCGTCGTTCAGGTTCAAAGTCTTGGCCATGTGAAAACCTTCGTAGAAGCATTTAGGTTTCATTTTGACACCTGCAAGTCAAGTTCACACTTCGTGAAAGCAGGGATCGGCGGCACGGCGACAAGCAGCTACGAGGATCTCGCAATGGCAATGCGGCAGCACTGCGCGAACCCCGCGAAAGAGATCGCCGAGCTCTATCGGCGCATGGTCTTTGGCATTCTGGTCAGGAACACCGACGATCATCTGCGCAATCACGGCATTCTGCGTGCGGGCGGCGGTTGGCGGCTGTCTCCCGCTTTCGACATCAACCCCGAGCACCGGCCGGGCGGCCGGATGCAGACCGCGATCTCCGAGATCCACGGCAACCAGCCCTCGGTCGAGGCCGCGCGGCGTCTCTAA
- a CDS encoding dienelactone hydrolase family protein, translating into MMTRVHATDGHELDCWMEAAQGQARFGLVIVQEIFGVTDQLRDVARAYAAQGCDVAIPALFDRQEPGVSIPFDQPERGRTLMQAAKLEETMRDIATAVDALKARGHKVAVLGFCWGGGLALRAAQTLDIACAVAFYGTRLAQYLDRPLRAPLLAHFGTRDDHTPPELVEQVQAYLPEMEVHFYEAGHAFANEARATYVPEAATLAHERTRAFLRQHIG; encoded by the coding sequence ATGATGACACGAGTGCACGCCACGGACGGGCATGAACTGGACTGCTGGATGGAAGCGGCGCAAGGGCAGGCGCGCTTCGGGCTGGTCATCGTGCAGGAGATCTTCGGCGTGACCGACCAGTTGCGCGACGTGGCGCGGGCCTATGCCGCCCAGGGCTGCGACGTGGCGATCCCGGCGCTGTTCGACCGTCAGGAACCGGGCGTGTCGATCCCCTTCGATCAGCCCGAGCGCGGGCGGACGCTCATGCAGGCGGCCAAGCTCGAAGAGACGATGCGCGACATCGCCACCGCCGTGGACGCGCTGAAGGCGCGGGGGCACAAGGTTGCGGTGCTGGGGTTCTGCTGGGGCGGTGGCCTTGCGCTGCGCGCGGCACAGACGCTCGACATCGCCTGTGCCGTCGCCTTCTACGGCACAAGGCTTGCGCAATATCTCGACCGCCCGCTCAGGGCACCGCTTCTGGCGCATTTCGGGACGCGCGACGATCACACGCCTCCCGAACTGGTGGAACAGGTGCAGGCATACCTGCCGGAAATGGAGGTCCATTTCTACGAGGCCGGGCACGCATTCGCGAACGAGGCGCGGGCGACATATGTGCCCGAGGCGGCCACGCTGGCCCATGAGCGGACCCGCGCGTTCCTTCGCCAGCACATCGGTTGA
- a CDS encoding ATP-binding cassette domain-containing protein, translating to MSVVLKNITKSYGSVKAIENIDLEIHPGEVIGLLGDNGAGKSTLMKVLAGAVRPNEGTIEVDGVDYVFEGSSDARAAGIEMLYQDLALFDDLPVVMNVFIGREITNRFGFLRYGEMRRRAMDIVNGFSVRKFDVRNPVGNLSGGQRQVSAITRTMAFGSRYIILDEPTSALSPSARDEVLAIVRDLASRGIGVVMVSHDLGHVRQVCDRVAILHLGTMAGVRDMATTSQDEIISLIVDGHAPNAAA from the coding sequence ATGTCGGTGGTGCTGAAGAACATCACGAAGAGCTACGGCTCGGTGAAGGCGATCGAGAACATCGATCTGGAAATCCATCCCGGCGAGGTGATCGGCCTGCTGGGAGACAACGGCGCGGGCAAATCCACGCTTATGAAGGTGCTCGCCGGCGCGGTGCGGCCGAACGAAGGCACCATCGAGGTCGATGGTGTGGACTATGTCTTCGAAGGCTCATCCGATGCCCGCGCGGCGGGGATCGAGATGCTCTACCAGGATCTCGCTCTCTTCGACGACCTGCCGGTCGTGATGAACGTCTTCATCGGGCGGGAGATCACGAACCGCTTCGGCTTCCTGAGATACGGCGAGATGCGCCGCCGCGCGATGGACATCGTCAACGGATTCTCCGTGCGTAAGTTCGACGTGCGCAACCCTGTCGGGAACCTGTCGGGCGGGCAGCGGCAGGTGTCGGCCATAACGCGCACCATGGCTTTCGGCAGCCGCTACATCATTCTCGACGAACCGACCTCGGCGCTGTCGCCCAGTGCCCGGGACGAGGTGTTGGCCATCGTGCGCGACCTCGCGTCGCGTGGCATCGGCGTCGTGATGGTCAGCCACGACCTCGGGCATGTTCGCCAGGTCTGCGACCGCGTGGCGATCCTGCACCTCGGCACCATGGCTGGCGTGCGCGACATGGCCACCACCAGCCAGGACGAGATCATCTCACTCATCGTCGACGGTCACGCGCCCAACGCCGCCGCCTGA
- a CDS encoding substrate-binding domain-containing protein produces the protein MLKTTIRSALLAGTAFAFAGVALAQDVPAAAQERGFLLLPEFHEMMPGEREAMDAFMERVRAEAVPMDTPPAEPIQIAIMFPSLETSDAWARLNLSMRARLEELGVPYEVTEFMIRPDEHDRQSTQIDQVLAGDFDYAVVGPSEYQVQKSNLARLAAEIPTLVMNVVNPFVDTLGTDQQPLTHVGFDHTVGAEALCEWTIEETGGEGTFALLHYVPGLIDTQRSKFFADCVEANSNMKLVDSFEANGDRELAFTGANAILSRHPDITMIHAGSTAVALGALAAATERGVLDDVIINGWGGGADELASIIDGGLKVTAFRVNDDWGVAVAEAIRADLAGEEVPLVLAATINTIDYRLTEEEIKERTDYAFRYSGQLDR, from the coding sequence ATGCTGAAAACGACCATTAGGAGCGCATTGCTTGCCGGGACTGCCTTCGCCTTCGCAGGCGTCGCCCTCGCGCAGGACGTGCCGGCGGCGGCCCAAGAACGCGGCTTCCTGCTTCTACCCGAATTTCACGAGATGATGCCGGGCGAGCGCGAGGCCATGGACGCCTTCATGGAGCGTGTGCGCGCCGAGGCGGTTCCGATGGACACCCCGCCGGCCGAGCCGATCCAGATCGCGATCATGTTCCCGAGCCTCGAGACCTCGGACGCCTGGGCGCGGCTGAACCTGTCGATGCGGGCCCGGCTCGAAGAACTGGGCGTGCCCTACGAGGTTACGGAGTTCATGATCCGCCCGGACGAGCATGACCGTCAGTCGACGCAGATCGACCAGGTTCTGGCGGGTGATTTCGACTACGCCGTTGTCGGGCCGTCCGAGTACCAGGTCCAGAAAAGCAACCTCGCACGCCTCGCGGCAGAGATCCCGACGCTGGTGATGAACGTCGTGAACCCTTTCGTCGACACGCTCGGCACCGACCAGCAGCCGCTGACGCATGTCGGCTTCGACCATACCGTCGGCGCCGAGGCGCTGTGCGAATGGACGATCGAGGAGACCGGCGGCGAGGGCACCTTCGCGCTGTTGCACTATGTTCCAGGCTTGATCGACACCCAGCGCTCGAAGTTTTTCGCGGATTGCGTCGAGGCGAACTCCAACATGAAACTCGTCGACAGCTTCGAGGCCAATGGCGACCGTGAGCTGGCCTTCACCGGGGCCAACGCGATCCTGAGCCGGCATCCCGACATCACCATGATCCACGCCGGATCGACCGCCGTCGCGCTGGGCGCACTGGCCGCCGCCACCGAACGGGGCGTGCTGGATGACGTGATAATCAACGGCTGGGGCGGTGGTGCTGACGAGTTGGCGTCGATCATCGACGGCGGTCTCAAGGTCACGGCCTTCCGGGTCAACGACGACTGGGGCGTGGCGGTGGCCGAGGCGATCCGCGCCGACCTGGCCGGCGAAGAGGTTCCGCTGGTCCTTGCGGCGACGATCAACACGATCGACTACCGCTTGACCGAGGAAGAGATCAAGGAACGCACGGACTACGCGTTCCGCTATTCCGGCCAGCTCGACCGCTGA
- a CDS encoding ABC transporter permease — MARGNSTQPVGGVEAVSSGGWRENLPPLLGPTKVPLAAPAVMLCIIVVVMLVAAPAFFSVGNLRAIAMDASLIMLLGVGMTAVITSRGIDLSIGAILILSSVAFAAALKDFGFPLILAVCVGLAVGALCGLVNGLLVTKLKMPDFIVTLSTELVFRGLALVYAGGGVFFGFPEAIKFLGRGRIGEVPMPLIVALVVVVLAHLIFAYHRIGVRLHAVGANPVGARRLGVNVQRYRIGVYVFMGVIAAIGGIMLTGRLDAVVASGAVTILLNTIAAVIVGGTFLFGGRGSIVGTFLGAWLLAAITNAVVMLGFEAFWQNVAAGAVILITIGLYSHRSGRSEE; from the coding sequence TTGGCACGAGGAAACAGCACGCAGCCGGTCGGTGGGGTCGAAGCGGTGTCCAGCGGGGGCTGGCGCGAGAACCTGCCGCCGCTTCTGGGGCCGACTAAGGTGCCGCTCGCAGCTCCGGCCGTGATGCTGTGCATCATCGTGGTGGTGATGCTGGTTGCGGCTCCGGCCTTCTTCTCCGTCGGGAACCTGCGCGCGATCGCGATGGATGCGTCGCTGATCATGCTGCTGGGCGTGGGAATGACCGCCGTCATCACCTCGCGCGGGATCGACCTGTCGATCGGCGCGATCCTGATCCTGTCGAGCGTCGCCTTCGCCGCCGCGCTCAAGGATTTCGGGTTTCCCCTGATCCTCGCGGTCTGCGTCGGTCTCGCGGTCGGGGCGCTCTGCGGCCTCGTGAACGGGCTGCTGGTAACAAAGCTGAAGATGCCCGATTTCATCGTGACCCTTTCCACCGAACTGGTGTTCCGCGGCCTTGCGCTGGTCTATGCTGGCGGTGGCGTGTTCTTCGGCTTTCCGGAGGCGATCAAGTTCCTTGGCCGCGGTCGCATCGGCGAAGTACCGATGCCCCTGATCGTGGCGCTGGTCGTCGTCGTGCTCGCGCATCTGATCTTCGCCTACCACCGCATCGGTGTGCGGCTTCATGCCGTGGGCGCCAACCCGGTCGGTGCAAGGCGCCTCGGCGTGAACGTCCAGCGCTACCGCATCGGGGTCTACGTGTTCATGGGCGTGATCGCGGCGATTGGCGGCATCATGCTGACCGGGCGCCTGGATGCCGTCGTCGCCTCGGGCGCGGTGACTATCCTGCTCAACACAATCGCGGCGGTGATCGTCGGCGGCACCTTCCTGTTCGGCGGCCGCGGCTCGATCGTCGGCACCTTCCTCGGGGCGTGGCTGCTCGCGGCCATCACCAACGCAGTCGTCATGCTCGGCTTCGAGGCGTTCTGGCAGAACGTCGCCGCCGGCGCGGTGATCCTGATCACCATCGGACTTTACTCGCATCGCAGCGGGCGGAGCGAGGAATGA